In Betta splendens chromosome 22, fBetSpl5.4, whole genome shotgun sequence, the following proteins share a genomic window:
- the LOC114848974 gene encoding excitatory amino acid transporter 5-like: protein MESLRNSVKNMVSVKIREYVKDYCKRNGLLTLSVFAVLMGCVLGFILRSLNLSTQAKIYFSFPGELLMRMLKMLILPLITSSLMSGLSAMDTKASGRLGVLTITYYLWTTFIAVIVGIVLVLIIHPGTGSEKEGHHVSSGPVMTSADALLDLIRNMIPSNLIEATFQQYRTDLVPIVQNSNIKESQVNYVYVMPDYHNPHLGHPVFLEITPAPDIKYKIVPSTSKGMNVLGIVIFSATMGLLLGKMGERGAPLVNVCQCINECVMKIINAAMWYFPFGIVFLVAGKILDMHDPAHLGEKLGMYFITVLSGLFVHGLVLLPLFYFFFTHKNPFPFIRGLLQALVIALATSSSSATLPITMKCLLENCGVDRQIARFVLPVGATINMDGTALYEAVAAIFIAQVNEYDLDFGQLVTISITATAASIGAAGIPQAGLVTMVIVLTSVGLPPADISLIVAIDWVLDRFRTMINVLGDALAAGIMAHICKKDFEKAAAAAAAVATAAANNGSGRRDTVISFGNQSVALSDAPLIAHRCDYVFEVDGDNVLERPIPPACYNLCQV, encoded by the exons ATGGAGAGTTTAAGGAATTCTGTGAAGAACATGGTATCGGTGAAGATCAGGGAGTACGTGAAGGACTACTGCAAGAGGAACGGCCTGCTCACGCTCTCTGTGTTCGCCGTGCTCATGGGCTGCGTGCTGGGATTCATCCTCCGCTCGCTCAACCTGtccacacag gcCAAGATCTACTTCTCCTTCCCTGGGGAGCTGCTCATGAGGATGCTGAAGATGCTGATTCTTCCTCTCATCACCTCCAG TCTTATGTCCGGCCTCTCAGCCATGGACACGAAGGCCAGTGGTCGTCTGGGAGTCCTGACCATCACCTACTACCTGTGGACGACCTTCATCGCCGTCATCGTCGGCATAGTCCTGGTGCTCATCATTCACCCGGGGACAGGATCAGAGAAAGAGGGTCATCATGTTAGTTCAGGCCCTGTGATGACCTCTGCTGACGCCCTGCTGGACCTCATCAG GAACATGATTCCATCAAATCTGATAGAAGCAACGTTTCAACAG TACCGAACAGATCTGGTGCCCATCGTGCAGAACTCCAACATAAAGGAGTCGCAGGTGAACTATGTGTATGTGATGCCCgactaccacaaccctcaccTGGGCCACCCAGTCTTCCTGGAGATCACGCCCGCGCCCGACATCAAGTACAAGATTGTCCCCAGCACCAGCAAAGGCATGAACGTCCTGGGGATCGTCATCTTctcggccacgatgg GTCTGCTGCTGGGAAAGATGGGAGAACGTGGAGCTCCACTGGTCAACGTGTGCCAGTGCATCAACGAGTGCGTCATGAAGATCATCAACGCGGCTATGTG GTACTTCCCCTTCGGCATCGTGTTCCTGGTGGCGGGGAAGATCCTGGACATGCACGACCCGGCCCACCTGGGGGAGAAGCTGGGCATGTACTTCATCACCGTGTTGTCCGGCCTGTTCGTGCACGGCCTGGTCCTGCTGCCgctcttctacttcttcttcaCGCACAAAAACCCCTTCCCCTTCATCAGAGGGCTGCTGCAGGCCCTGGTCATTGCACTGGCCACGTCCTCCAG CTCCGCCACTCTGCCAATCACCATGAAGTGTCTTCTGGAGAACTGCGGAGTCGACCGGCAGATCGCCCGCTTCGTGCTGCCGGTGGGCGCCACCATCAACATGGATGGGACCGCCCTGTACGAGGCAGTGGCGGCCATCTTCATCGCTCAGGTCAATGAGTACGACTTGGACTTTGGCCAGCTGGTCACCATCAG CATAACAGCAACGGCAGCCAGCATCGGGGCGGCTGGGATTCCGCAGGCAGGcctggttaccatggtgatcGTCCTGACCTCTGTGGGGTTGCCGCCGGCTGACATCTCGCTAATTGTGGCCATCGACTGGGTTCT CGACCGCTTCCGGACCATGATCAACGTTCTCGGCGACGCCCTGGCAGCCGGGATCATGGCTCACATATGCAAGAAGGACTTCgagaaagcagctgctgccgcggcgGCGGTGGCCACGGCGGCGGCGAACAACGGGAGCGGCCGG AGGGACACTGTCATCTCCTTTGGTAACCAAAGCGTGGCGCTGTCCGACGCCCCTCTCATCGCACACCGCTGCGATTACGTATTTGAGGTGGACGGGGACAATGTGCTGGAGCGACCTATACCTCCGGCCTGCTACAACCTCTGCCAAGTCTGA
- the LOC114848976 gene encoding ELAV-like protein 1 isoform X3 — protein MAVRRGHIKYLKEVYEMSNGYEDHMGGDEGKDAKTNLIVNYLPQSMTQDELRSLFCSIGEVESAKLIRDKVAGHSLGYGFVNYLNPSDADRAISTLNGLRLQSKTIKVSYARPSSDTIKDANLYISGLPKSMTQKDVEDMFSHYGRIINSRVLVDQGTGTTGVSRGVAFIRFDKRAEAEDAVKSLNGQTPPGTSEPITVKFAANPNQAKNTQLISQLYHNQSRRFGGPLHHQAQRFRFSPMGVDHMSGMGGVSVPGNSTSGWCIFIYNLGQDADESILWQMFGPFGAVTNVKVIRDFNTNKCKGFGFVTMTNYEEAAMAIASLNGYRLGDRMLQVSFKTSKGHK, from the exons ATGGCAGTTCGTCGAGGACACATTAAGTACTTGAAA GAGGTGTATGAGATGTCAAACGGATATGAAGACCACATGGGAGGGGACGAGGGGAAGGACGCCAAGACCAACCTGATAGTGAACTACCTGCCTCAGAGCATGACGCAGGACGAGCTGCGGAGCCTCTTCTGCAGCATCGGGGAGGTGGAGTCTGCCAAGCTGATCCGTGACAAAGTAGCAG gCCACAGTTTAGGGTACGGATTTGTTAACTATCTTAACCCTAGTGATGCAGACAGAGCTATCAGTACACTGAATGGACTAAGGCTACAGTCCAAAACTATCAAG GTCTCGTATGCTCGGCCCAGCTCTGACACAATAAAAGATGCCAACCTGTATATCAGTGGCTTGCCCAAGTCCATGACCCAGAAGGATGTGGAGGACATGTTTTCACACTATGGTCGCATCATTAATTCCCGGGTACTTGTTGATCAGGGTACAGGTACGACAG GCGTGTCGCGTGGGGTGGCTTTTATCCGGTTTGACAAACGTGCCGAGGCAGAGGATGCGGTCAAAAGCCTGAATGGCCAAACGCCACCGGGAACCTCTGAGCCAATCACTGTGAAGTTCGCTGCCAACCCAAACCAGGCAAAGAACACTCAACTGATCTCTCAGCTCTACCACAACCAGTCCAGGCGTTTTGGTGGGCCCCTGCACCACCAGGCTCAGCGGTTCAG GTTCTCCCCGATGGGTGTTGATCACATGAGTGGCATGGGAGGAGTCAGTGTCCCTGGGAACTCCACCTCAGGTTGGTGCATCTTTATCTACAACCTGGGCCAGGATGCTGACGAGAGCATCCTGTGGCAAATGTTTGGCCCCTTCGGCGCCGTCACCAATGTCAAGGTGATCCGAGACTTCAACACCAACAAGTGCAAGGGCTTCGGCTTCGTTACCATGACGAATTACGAGGAGGCGGCCATGGCCATCGCCAGTCTGAATGGATACAGGCTTGGAGACAGGATGCTACAAGTGTCCTTTAAGACCAGCAAGGGCCACAAGTAG
- the LOC114848976 gene encoding ELAV-like protein 1 isoform X2: protein MAVRRGHIKYLKADLQEVYEMSNGYEDHMGGDEGKDAKTNLIVNYLPQSMTQDELRSLFCSIGEVESAKLIRDKVAGHSLGYGFVNYLNPSDADRAISTLNGLRLQSKTIKVSYARPSSDTIKDANLYISGLPKSMTQKDVEDMFSHYGRIINSRVLVDQGTGVSRGVAFIRFDKRAEAEDAVKSLNGQTPPGTSEPITVKFAANPNQAKNTQLISQLYHNQSRRFGGPLHHQAQRFRFSPMGVDHMSGMGGVSVPGNSTSGWCIFIYNLGQDADESILWQMFGPFGAVTNVKVIRDFNTNKCKGFGFVTMTNYEEAAMAIASLNGYRLGDRMLQVSFKTSKGHK, encoded by the exons ATGGCAGTTCGTCGAGGACACATTAAGTACTTGAAAG CTGACCTGCAGGAGGTGTATGAGATGTCAAACGGATATGAAGACCACATGGGAGGGGACGAGGGGAAGGACGCCAAGACCAACCTGATAGTGAACTACCTGCCTCAGAGCATGACGCAGGACGAGCTGCGGAGCCTCTTCTGCAGCATCGGGGAGGTGGAGTCTGCCAAGCTGATCCGTGACAAAGTAGCAG gCCACAGTTTAGGGTACGGATTTGTTAACTATCTTAACCCTAGTGATGCAGACAGAGCTATCAGTACACTGAATGGACTAAGGCTACAGTCCAAAACTATCAAG GTCTCGTATGCTCGGCCCAGCTCTGACACAATAAAAGATGCCAACCTGTATATCAGTGGCTTGCCCAAGTCCATGACCCAGAAGGATGTGGAGGACATGTTTTCACACTATGGTCGCATCATTAATTCCCGGGTACTTGTTGATCAGGGTACAG GCGTGTCGCGTGGGGTGGCTTTTATCCGGTTTGACAAACGTGCCGAGGCAGAGGATGCGGTCAAAAGCCTGAATGGCCAAACGCCACCGGGAACCTCTGAGCCAATCACTGTGAAGTTCGCTGCCAACCCAAACCAGGCAAAGAACACTCAACTGATCTCTCAGCTCTACCACAACCAGTCCAGGCGTTTTGGTGGGCCCCTGCACCACCAGGCTCAGCGGTTCAG GTTCTCCCCGATGGGTGTTGATCACATGAGTGGCATGGGAGGAGTCAGTGTCCCTGGGAACTCCACCTCAGGTTGGTGCATCTTTATCTACAACCTGGGCCAGGATGCTGACGAGAGCATCCTGTGGCAAATGTTTGGCCCCTTCGGCGCCGTCACCAATGTCAAGGTGATCCGAGACTTCAACACCAACAAGTGCAAGGGCTTCGGCTTCGTTACCATGACGAATTACGAGGAGGCGGCCATGGCCATCGCCAGTCTGAATGGATACAGGCTTGGAGACAGGATGCTACAAGTGTCCTTTAAGACCAGCAAGGGCCACAAGTAG
- the LOC114848976 gene encoding ELAV-like protein 1 isoform X1 — protein sequence MAVRRGHIKYLKADLQEVYEMSNGYEDHMGGDEGKDAKTNLIVNYLPQSMTQDELRSLFCSIGEVESAKLIRDKVAGHSLGYGFVNYLNPSDADRAISTLNGLRLQSKTIKVSYARPSSDTIKDANLYISGLPKSMTQKDVEDMFSHYGRIINSRVLVDQGTGTTGVSRGVAFIRFDKRAEAEDAVKSLNGQTPPGTSEPITVKFAANPNQAKNTQLISQLYHNQSRRFGGPLHHQAQRFRFSPMGVDHMSGMGGVSVPGNSTSGWCIFIYNLGQDADESILWQMFGPFGAVTNVKVIRDFNTNKCKGFGFVTMTNYEEAAMAIASLNGYRLGDRMLQVSFKTSKGHK from the exons ATGGCAGTTCGTCGAGGACACATTAAGTACTTGAAAG CTGACCTGCAGGAGGTGTATGAGATGTCAAACGGATATGAAGACCACATGGGAGGGGACGAGGGGAAGGACGCCAAGACCAACCTGATAGTGAACTACCTGCCTCAGAGCATGACGCAGGACGAGCTGCGGAGCCTCTTCTGCAGCATCGGGGAGGTGGAGTCTGCCAAGCTGATCCGTGACAAAGTAGCAG gCCACAGTTTAGGGTACGGATTTGTTAACTATCTTAACCCTAGTGATGCAGACAGAGCTATCAGTACACTGAATGGACTAAGGCTACAGTCCAAAACTATCAAG GTCTCGTATGCTCGGCCCAGCTCTGACACAATAAAAGATGCCAACCTGTATATCAGTGGCTTGCCCAAGTCCATGACCCAGAAGGATGTGGAGGACATGTTTTCACACTATGGTCGCATCATTAATTCCCGGGTACTTGTTGATCAGGGTACAGGTACGACAG GCGTGTCGCGTGGGGTGGCTTTTATCCGGTTTGACAAACGTGCCGAGGCAGAGGATGCGGTCAAAAGCCTGAATGGCCAAACGCCACCGGGAACCTCTGAGCCAATCACTGTGAAGTTCGCTGCCAACCCAAACCAGGCAAAGAACACTCAACTGATCTCTCAGCTCTACCACAACCAGTCCAGGCGTTTTGGTGGGCCCCTGCACCACCAGGCTCAGCGGTTCAG GTTCTCCCCGATGGGTGTTGATCACATGAGTGGCATGGGAGGAGTCAGTGTCCCTGGGAACTCCACCTCAGGTTGGTGCATCTTTATCTACAACCTGGGCCAGGATGCTGACGAGAGCATCCTGTGGCAAATGTTTGGCCCCTTCGGCGCCGTCACCAATGTCAAGGTGATCCGAGACTTCAACACCAACAAGTGCAAGGGCTTCGGCTTCGTTACCATGACGAATTACGAGGAGGCGGCCATGGCCATCGCCAGTCTGAATGGATACAGGCTTGGAGACAGGATGCTACAAGTGTCCTTTAAGACCAGCAAGGGCCACAAGTAG
- the LOC114848976 gene encoding ELAV-like protein 1 isoform X4 codes for MAVRRGHIKYLKEVYEMSNGYEDHMGGDEGKDAKTNLIVNYLPQSMTQDELRSLFCSIGEVESAKLIRDKVAGHSLGYGFVNYLNPSDADRAISTLNGLRLQSKTIKVSYARPSSDTIKDANLYISGLPKSMTQKDVEDMFSHYGRIINSRVLVDQGTGVSRGVAFIRFDKRAEAEDAVKSLNGQTPPGTSEPITVKFAANPNQAKNTQLISQLYHNQSRRFGGPLHHQAQRFRFSPMGVDHMSGMGGVSVPGNSTSGWCIFIYNLGQDADESILWQMFGPFGAVTNVKVIRDFNTNKCKGFGFVTMTNYEEAAMAIASLNGYRLGDRMLQVSFKTSKGHK; via the exons ATGGCAGTTCGTCGAGGACACATTAAGTACTTGAAA GAGGTGTATGAGATGTCAAACGGATATGAAGACCACATGGGAGGGGACGAGGGGAAGGACGCCAAGACCAACCTGATAGTGAACTACCTGCCTCAGAGCATGACGCAGGACGAGCTGCGGAGCCTCTTCTGCAGCATCGGGGAGGTGGAGTCTGCCAAGCTGATCCGTGACAAAGTAGCAG gCCACAGTTTAGGGTACGGATTTGTTAACTATCTTAACCCTAGTGATGCAGACAGAGCTATCAGTACACTGAATGGACTAAGGCTACAGTCCAAAACTATCAAG GTCTCGTATGCTCGGCCCAGCTCTGACACAATAAAAGATGCCAACCTGTATATCAGTGGCTTGCCCAAGTCCATGACCCAGAAGGATGTGGAGGACATGTTTTCACACTATGGTCGCATCATTAATTCCCGGGTACTTGTTGATCAGGGTACAG GCGTGTCGCGTGGGGTGGCTTTTATCCGGTTTGACAAACGTGCCGAGGCAGAGGATGCGGTCAAAAGCCTGAATGGCCAAACGCCACCGGGAACCTCTGAGCCAATCACTGTGAAGTTCGCTGCCAACCCAAACCAGGCAAAGAACACTCAACTGATCTCTCAGCTCTACCACAACCAGTCCAGGCGTTTTGGTGGGCCCCTGCACCACCAGGCTCAGCGGTTCAG GTTCTCCCCGATGGGTGTTGATCACATGAGTGGCATGGGAGGAGTCAGTGTCCCTGGGAACTCCACCTCAGGTTGGTGCATCTTTATCTACAACCTGGGCCAGGATGCTGACGAGAGCATCCTGTGGCAAATGTTTGGCCCCTTCGGCGCCGTCACCAATGTCAAGGTGATCCGAGACTTCAACACCAACAAGTGCAAGGGCTTCGGCTTCGTTACCATGACGAATTACGAGGAGGCGGCCATGGCCATCGCCAGTCTGAATGGATACAGGCTTGGAGACAGGATGCTACAAGTGTCCTTTAAGACCAGCAAGGGCCACAAGTAG